One part of the Solanum dulcamara chromosome 8, daSolDulc1.2, whole genome shotgun sequence genome encodes these proteins:
- the LOC129901723 gene encoding uncharacterized protein LOC129901723, which yields MGIIRRSFSLIAGTVCGIYIAQNYNVPNINNLIQNALFKAKDVEEKYRKPPKPGDRL from the coding sequence ATGGGGATTATAAGGAGAAGTTTCTCATTGATAGCAGGCACTGTTTGCGGTATATACATAGCTCAGAACTACAACGTCCCTAACATTAACAACCTTATACAGAATGCCTTATTCAAAGCCAAAGATGTAGAAGAGAAATACCGCAAGCCCCCTAAGCCTGGCGATCGCCTTTAG